From one Streptomyces sp. NBC_01478 genomic stretch:
- a CDS encoding LGFP repeat-containing protein: MLSTKRRLTGVVLGSLLALGGTAAVPAAAQTPARAACGIAVNEPHIYQRWSALGGASGWLGCPTTGTRDVYLNGAYAGKRQYFTYGTATWSPRQGSNMVVAAWEDRGYAYFNWGTTAPEHRYDRFLVRWTSASDPGGTQREFGGGTTGRIRVLERNTGAYVFSVEGCDVGIFGHTCRQGWTLKASTPN; the protein is encoded by the coding sequence ATGCTGTCAACGAAGCGGCGCCTGACCGGCGTTGTCCTGGGCTCCCTGCTCGCTCTCGGCGGTACGGCCGCGGTGCCGGCCGCCGCGCAGACACCGGCGCGGGCCGCGTGCGGTATCGCGGTGAACGAGCCGCACATCTACCAGCGTTGGAGCGCGCTCGGCGGAGCGAGCGGCTGGCTCGGCTGTCCGACCACCGGCACCAGGGACGTGTACCTGAACGGCGCCTACGCCGGAAAGCGCCAGTACTTCACCTACGGCACCGCCACCTGGTCGCCGCGACAGGGCTCGAACATGGTCGTCGCCGCGTGGGAGGACCGCGGCTACGCCTACTTCAACTGGGGCACGACGGCCCCGGAGCACCGCTACGACAGGTTCCTGGTCCGCTGGACGAGCGCCTCCGACCCCGGGGGCACCCAGCGCGAGTTCGGCGGCGGGACGACCGGGCGGATCCGGGTGCTGGAGCGGAACACCGGCGCCTACGTCTTCAGCGTCGAGGGCTGCGACGTCGGCATCTTCGGGCACACCTGCCGGCAGGGCTGGACGTTGAAGGCGAGCACGCCCAACTGA
- a CDS encoding sensor histidine kinase encodes MDDRDGRTPLRTATAYVLLGLAALQVAVGAVALAAAGVSAADVVRYDMVVDMAVGLAYPVCGTVIALHRPRNPIGWLLIAYGLGHAFTGLSIGLAVQGLRLGWSPELLHALTTVGRHTWIVGSSTAFVLVFFLFPDGRLPDRRWRWALVAQLLSSPLDFAIWARDDWGLYRGTPAQPSYLPVPDGWMPALRDIETAKACLVLVAVFAVMAVRYRRGGEQDRRRLLWLFAGMLPLALSVALQILGFPAVYTSCCTLFLPTAIMIAVVREELLDIRLVVSRSLLYATLTLGLVVGYVGLVTSVQSLLNPDPALLGPALIAVTLALAFEPARRLLQRMVDRALYGDRHDPVRAVSRIGERLAGTGVGAVPEAVGEALRLPYVSVESKSGVTDGSWGEPGERIHAIPLDYDGRTVGALVIGLRPGEQQPDTADLAVLELLAVPLAAALHATDLTRQLQHSRERIVAAREEERRRIRRDLHDGLGPTLAGAAFQADAVRNLLTFDPERAAELLAELRSEVGGAVAEVRRLVDGLRPPDLDQLGLLGALRERAVRLSWRADGAPIQVRVRAPERLPALPAAVEVAAYRIAIEALTNAARHARASRVDLLIEIGEGLRLEVCDDGSPEAEGTAWTPGVGITSMQERAAELGGRCVAGQGRVVATLPLGEAM; translated from the coding sequence ATGGACGACCGCGACGGGCGCACACCGCTACGCACGGCGACGGCGTACGTGCTGCTGGGGCTGGCGGCGCTCCAAGTGGCGGTCGGGGCGGTCGCGTTGGCGGCGGCCGGGGTCTCCGCCGCCGACGTGGTCCGCTACGACATGGTCGTCGACATGGCGGTCGGTCTCGCCTACCCGGTCTGCGGCACGGTGATCGCGCTGCACCGGCCGCGCAATCCCATCGGCTGGCTGCTGATCGCCTACGGGCTGGGCCACGCGTTCACGGGTCTGTCGATCGGGCTGGCCGTCCAGGGGCTACGGCTGGGCTGGTCCCCCGAGTTGCTGCACGCGCTCACCACCGTCGGCCGCCACACCTGGATCGTCGGCAGCTCCACGGCGTTCGTCCTCGTGTTCTTCCTGTTCCCCGACGGACGGCTGCCCGACCGCCGCTGGCGCTGGGCCCTGGTCGCCCAACTCCTGTCCTCCCCGCTCGACTTCGCCATCTGGGCGCGGGACGACTGGGGGCTGTACCGCGGCACGCCCGCCCAACCGTCGTACCTCCCGGTGCCGGACGGCTGGATGCCCGCCCTGCGGGACATCGAGACCGCCAAGGCCTGCCTGGTGCTGGTCGCCGTCTTCGCCGTCATGGCCGTGCGCTACCGGCGCGGCGGAGAACAGGACCGCCGCCGACTCCTGTGGCTGTTCGCGGGAATGCTGCCGCTGGCGTTGAGCGTGGCCCTCCAGATCCTCGGCTTCCCGGCCGTCTACACGTCCTGCTGCACGCTGTTCCTGCCGACCGCCATCATGATCGCCGTGGTCCGCGAGGAACTGCTCGACATCCGTCTCGTCGTCTCCCGCAGCCTGCTCTACGCCACCCTCACACTCGGCCTGGTCGTCGGCTACGTCGGCCTCGTCACCTCCGTCCAGTCCCTCCTCAACCCCGACCCGGCGCTGCTCGGCCCGGCCCTGATCGCGGTCACCCTCGCCCTCGCCTTCGAACCGGCCCGCCGCCTCCTCCAACGCATGGTCGACCGCGCCCTGTACGGCGACCGCCACGACCCCGTGCGCGCGGTCTCCCGCATCGGCGAGCGGCTGGCCGGCACCGGCGTCGGCGCGGTCCCGGAGGCGGTCGGCGAGGCACTGCGGCTGCCGTACGTCAGCGTGGAGTCGAAGTCCGGTGTGACGGACGGGAGTTGGGGCGAGCCCGGGGAACGGATCCACGCCATACCCCTCGACTACGACGGGCGGACCGTCGGCGCGCTGGTGATCGGACTGCGCCCCGGCGAACAGCAGCCCGACACCGCAGACCTGGCGGTCCTGGAGCTGCTCGCCGTACCGCTGGCCGCCGCGCTGCACGCCACCGACCTCACCCGGCAGTTGCAGCACTCCCGGGAACGGATCGTGGCCGCGCGCGAGGAGGAGCGGCGCCGGATCCGCCGCGATCTGCACGACGGCCTCGGACCGACCCTCGCCGGAGCCGCCTTCCAGGCCGACGCCGTACGCAATCTGCTGACGTTCGATCCGGAGCGGGCGGCGGAGCTGCTGGCCGAGTTGCGGTCCGAGGTCGGGGGCGCGGTCGCGGAGGTGCGCCGGCTGGTGGACGGGCTACGGCCGCCGGATCTGGACCAGTTGGGGCTGCTGGGCGCGTTGCGGGAGCGTGCGGTGCGGCTGTCCTGGCGGGCGGACGGCGCCCCGATCCAGGTGCGGGTCCGGGCCCCGGAGCGGTTGCCCGCGCTGCCCGCCGCCGTCGAGGTGGCCGCGTACCGCATCGCGATCGAGGCGCTGACCAACGCGGCCCGGCACGCCCGCGCCTCCCGGGTGGACCTGCTCATCGAGATCGGCGAGGGGCTGCGCCTGGAGGTGTGCGACGACGGTTCGCCGGAGGCGGAGGGGACCGCGTGGACACCGGGCGTGGGCATCACGTCGATGCAGGAGCGCGCGGCGGAGCTGGGCGGGCGGTGTGTGGCGGGACAGGGGCGGGTGGTGGCGACGCTGCCGTTGGGAGAGGCGATGTGA